The following nucleotide sequence is from Streptobacillus canis.
TTGATAGTACTATAAGTTTGAGATTAATATCTGAATTGTCTTTAAAAAATATAACAATGCTATTTTGTGATTATAAACATATGCCTGCTGCATATAGCCTACCTATTAACCAGCATTACAGAATACCGTATGTACATAATTTGCAAATACTCCAAACACAAGTTTCAAAAGATCTAATATGGGAAAAATTACTTAAGGCTAAAATAGCTAATTCTAGAAAAGTTTTAGAGATTGAGAATGCTTCAAGTAATGTTATAGAATTGATGGAGAAATATGAAAAAGAAGTAGTAGGGAATGATAGTCAAAATAGAGAAGGGACGGCAGCAAAAGTATTTTTTAATTATCTTTATGGGACTGGATTTTGTAGGAAGAATGAAAAAGATGCAATAAATATGGCGTTAGATTATGGATATGGAGTTTTTAGAAGTGCAATAACAAGATTATTATGTACTTTTGGATTAACAACACATATTGGTGTTCATCATGATTCTATGTTGAATGCATTTAATCTAACATATGATCTTATTGAAGCTTTTAGACCTATAGTTGATTATTATGTTTTTAATTACATGCATCATTTTATACATGATGATGAATTAAGTATAGATACAAGAAAAGAATTAATTTGTTTGTTAAATGCGAATGTAAAAGTTAATAAAAAAGAATATACTGTTTTATATGCAATGGAACTTTTAATAAAAAGTTATTTAAACTTTTTAGAAGATGGAAATGAAAAACTGGCAATACCTGAAATAATTAAAATAGATTTTTATGATCTCTTTAAAGAGTTATAAAGAAATGAGATTACTTGTTTATTTTGATTTGCCAGTTTTAACAAAATTAGAAAGAAAACAAGCTCAAGATTTCAGAAAAAATCTTCTATCTGAAGGTTTCATTATGATGCAATATTCTTGCTATTCAAGATTTTGTAGAAATGAAGCAGAATGTTCTAAGTATTTTAGTAGGGTTAAAAAATTATGTAATAGGTTAGATGGTGGAGAAGTAAGAATATTAAGAGTAACAAATAAGCAATATGAGAATATGATAGTATTAGTAAAAGAACCTAAGATTAGTGAAATTAAAGTTTCAAAATGTCCATTAGTTGTTTTTTGATAATGTGAATGTGAATTTTGTTCTAATGGATTTTGATTAATTATTCGGATTTGAATTGTATCTTCTAGTAACGGAATTATACTAATTTCGTTGCTAGAGGATACAGATTCTTAGTAAATTTGAATAATGTGAGTGAAATGCATATAATTTGTATCATTAAAGTATGATACAGATTCTTAGTAAATTTGAATAATGTGAGTGTAAAGTTCCTAATACTGTGTACATAATTTCGATACAGATTCTTAGTAAATTTGAATAATGTGAGTGGGACTCTTGAAGACTTTGAAAAATTTGATAGATACAGATTCTTAGTAAATTTGAATAATGTGAGTGAATGATAATTCAAATAGGACATAAAGACTTGATACAGATTCTTAGTAAATTTGAATAATGTGAGTGGAGATATGATAGATTGATTTTAGACCCTATGATACAGATTCTTAGTAAATTTGAATAATGTGAGTGTTTTTCCATTTATTCTCGAGTTTCCATTATGATACAGATTCTTAGTAAATTTGAATAATGTGAGTGTTTAATGCAATTAAATGAAGATATTATCAAGATACAGATTCTTAGTAAATTTGAATAATGTGAGTGCATTTTTCTTTTCTTGTTCCTCAACATATTGATACAGATTCTTAGTAAATTTGAATAATGTGAGTGGGTTTATAAGCATATTCTATATTATTCTTAGATACAGATTCTTAGTAAATTTGAATAATGTGAGTGACAAGACACTTTAAATAAAAAGGGAATAGAGATACAGATTCTTAGTAAATTTGAATAATGTGAGTGAAAAAGCATTATTCACTGGTTTTTACTTTTGATACAGATTCTTAGTAAATTTGAATAATGTGAGTGGCCGAGAATCAAAAGGAGATAATTAAAGCTAGATACAGATTCTTAGTAAATTTGAATAATGTGAGTGGTTTCAGTAGTTTTATTTATGCTTTGATTAGATACAGATTCTTAGTAAATTTGAATAATGTGAGTGAAAAAAAATGAATAAAGCAATAGTTTATGCGATACAGATTCTTAGTAAATTTGAATAATGTGAGTGCTATGGTTATGATAAAAGATTCAAATATGGAGATACAGATTCTTAGTAAATTTGAATAATGTGAGTGAGACCACACTATAACAAAAGAGAATGTTGTGATACAGATTCTTAGTAAATTTGAATAATGTGAGTGTAAACACCATAAGAACCTATAGAAACAGGGATACAGATTCTTAGTAAATTTGAATAATGTGAGTGAAATCAAGAGCATCCCATTGAGCCCAAGTTGATACAGATTCTTAGTAAATTTGAATAATGTGAGTGAATGGATGATGATTTATATTCTTTAAAAAAGATACAGATTCTTAGTAAATTTGAATAATGTGAGTGCAATTCGCCCCTAAAAAGTTTGAAAAGGTAGATACAGATTCTTAGTAAATTTGAATAATGTGAGTGTTTTAAATCTTTCTACATTTTCAAAATCATGATACAGATTCTTAGTAAATTTGAATAATGTGAGTGGTTTTATAGGTGCATATTCATTTCCTACAGGATACAGATTCTTAGTAAATTTGAATAATTTATGTTTGTAGAGTTGTTGCATTTTTTTGCAACAACTTGTTTGATTCAACTTTCAACTTTTGCTTCATAATTGGTTGTAAACTAGTAGTTGACAACC
It contains:
- the cas1 gene encoding type II CRISPR-associated endonuclease Cas1, which translates into the protein MPFRQILITQKSYIHFENDNLIIERDEKKLSVPINDIAIIVFESLDSTISLRLISELSLKNITMLFCDYKHMPAAYSLPINQHYRIPYVHNLQILQTQVSKDLIWEKLLKAKIANSRKVLEIENASSNVIELMEKYEKEVVGNDSQNREGTAAKVFFNYLYGTGFCRKNEKDAINMALDYGYGVFRSAITRLLCTFGLTTHIGVHHDSMLNAFNLTYDLIEAFRPIVDYYVFNYMHHFIHDDELSIDTRKELICLLNANVKVNKKEYTVLYAMELLIKSYLNFLEDGNEKLAIPEIIKIDFYDLFKEL
- the cas2 gene encoding CRISPR-associated endonuclease Cas2, which encodes MRLLVYFDLPVLTKLERKQAQDFRKNLLSEGFIMMQYSCYSRFCRNEAECSKYFSRVKKLCNRLDGGEVRILRVTNKQYENMIVLVKEPKISEIKVSKCPLVVF